The genomic region GGTGTCGCGGTCCTTGCCACTGAGCCGGTTGAAGAAGCGGGGGAACATCTTGAGTAGGCTGAAGAGCAGTGGCAGGATGCGCAGGGGGAGGACCTTGGAGATGATGCTTAGCACCAGAGTCACGTCCTCGCTTACCTTGCCAATGACCTCGGACACCTCCTTCCCCACCCGCTGTGCCAGGGTCTTCTTCTCGCCCAGCATCACGTAGAGGGCTGCCAGGTACTCCTGCATGGCAGGGATGGTGAAGACGAAGGTGTGCTCCTTGCCCGGCTGGACGCAGGGCGTGAGGAAGAAGCGGAAGACGTCAGTGCGGAAGACATTGAGGAGGTTAAGCTCACCCTCCGTCTTCATCTCCACCTCGAAGCATTTCTGCAGGTCTTCATCCGAGAAGCAGGTCCGGCGGGAAATCACCCCTTCATGGGCCAGCTTGCCCACCGTCTTGGCTACGTATTTCATCATGGAGACGTTGGTGGGGTCGATGCTGTCCAGGATCTCCCCGCTGAAGTTGAGCCACAGGAAGCTGGTGTAGATACCCGTCAAGGTCTGGCTGGGAGGCACCGACTTGGTGAAGTAGAGGAAGTGCAGGGTGGTGCAGACCAGCCAGCAGTAAGAGGGCAGGAAGCAAGCAGCCGCGATCTGGTTGTGGTGCTCCAGATTCCTTGAAAGCATCTCCACCAGGTTGTCCCACTCGTCCGAGTTGCTGCTGCTCCCGCTGCCGTTGCAGCCAGGCTGGCTCAGGCGCATCTGGAAGTACTGCTTCTGGAGATTGGTGTCAGAGAAGCCACAGATCTCGGCGTAGCGGCCCACGTACTTGCTGGGGATCCGGCGCAGGGCAGATGGGCGCGTGGTGACAATGATGCTGGCCTGCAACCAGAGCAGAGATGCACAAAGCTGGGATTTAATGCagtccctctctttctctgtcaaaCTATTACtggcctgatccagagctcacTGACCTCAATGAGAAACCTCTCACCGGTGTCAGAGTGCCTTCGGTCAGGCCCTATATGACGAAATGACTTGAGGAGGAAGGGCAAGGACTGGATGGGATTAAGGTGATGATTACCTCAAGGCTGCCAGTTCACATccagcccaggacagcagtgatTTAACATCATCACTATCTGAGGCTGGGTGTGAGGGGAGCTTGGGGGATCTCAGTCTGGTTGATGGACTCCCATACGTTGCCTTTTCCTACAAATCCCTCACGCCACAGCCTGTACTGATGGCACAACAGGTCAGAACCGTTGGTACTAAGATGAGGCATGTCGTGCCACCTTAGCAACCCCCTCCATTCATTCACCTCACCCCTCCGCCGGCAGCCATTCCCCCTTGCCTTCTGGATTTGCCACCTTCAATTTAGGCTGTCCGTTCTTCGGGTCAGGAACCACCTAGGGGTTGCATTTGCTATTACACCGATAACTGCAGGTTGTCAAGAAATCACCCTCCCAGCTGGCACGGATGGGCCTCTTTATTCCCAGCCTGTGCAgggaggccaaagactgaatgagCCATGAAGACTggactcccctctccctcctaaGGGCCATGAGGGGCGGGGGTGTCCTTCCAGCACAGGGGGTGTGAGGAAGCTCCTTGCTGTGCCTTTTACCAGCCAGTCAGGGCCAGTAGAGGCCTCACCAAGGAGTGGGTTTTGGGTAATGCTCCAGGGATCCCCGTTTCTACCTGCAGTCCCCCACAGGCTCACAGCACCTGGTGGGGAGGAATACCAACCTCCGGCAGCAGGTACTTCCTCAGCAGATTGACCACAATGGCGGAGGGAGGCATGGCCTCATTAGGGTCACAGCAGAGCTCGGTGCCAGACAGCCGGAAGTCCAAGTTAAGCCGCTCCAGGCCATTGAGGATAACGAGCACCTTGAGGTTGATGGAACCCAGCAGCGGCACCACCTCCTTGAGGTGCAGGTACTTTTTGGTGATGAGGCGCCGTAGCGAGACAGGCACGTTGCTCTGGGACAGGTCCTCGCAGGAGAAGGGGACGACCAACTCGAAGCGGGGCAGGCGCCCATGGCACCAGTCCACCACCATCTTTTTGATGAGGGTGCTCTTCCCAGTGCCTACTGTGCCATACAACACCACATTCTTCACCTGCTGCCCGCAGGCGTCCGCGTCGAACAGGTTCTGGAGGCCGATGGTCCGGCTACAAGGGGACTGGAACTGGTTCAGGATGGTCAGGTCAGGCGAGGGCTTCAAGATCTCCTCCAGGGAGCTCTCCCTGATGACCGGGTCCACGTGGATGGTGTCCAGTGAGAAGGATGGGCCAAACTGTCTCTCCTCATTGGGCTGGTGGCTGAACCAGTCAGACAGGCTCTTTCGGTGCTTCTGAATGGATTCTGAGGAGTAGGGGGGAGTAGAGAGAAGCTCACAAATACGGGAGGGGAGGTTGTCTCAAGTTTCCCAATTGCAGGAGCCCCTCCAGTACCCCCAGCACTAGGGTCCCTCAGTGCAGTCCCAGGCACCAGCTACTCCAAGCACTAACGAAGCCCAGGAACCCCCAGATCCAGCTAGCTACCCCCTTCATTCCTGTATTGGAGCAGCGCTCATGCACCAGCAGGGTGCCATAGCACTGTGCTCTCCCACCCAGCGCTCCAGTGCTGGGGCTGTCCACAGCCCAACCTGACCTGCCAAGAAGGTGCCGTTAACATTGCTTTGTACAGAGGTAACATTTCCTCATCTAAAGACCCCCCAGCACACTACGAAGGGTTGGAGGGGCAGGGTAACACTCCCTATTTCACACAGGGTGAGGATCCCACTGGCTCCAGGGCCCCGCAGCGAGTCAGCGACAGAatagggaatagaacccaggagtcctgtcactctgtctctttttttaaCCACGGCATCTCACCCGGGTCAGTGACTGCATCCCAGCCTGCTCACCTGACTCCCCGTCCTGAACACACGCTACCACCTCAGCACTGCCCCTCTGTGATGGGCTCCTAGAGTATGGCAGAAGCACGGGGCCTTACCAGAAGAGACCACGTTCCTCAGGGCCATCTGGCCAGGCCGGGCGGAGCTTGGCTGAGACGCACTCTCCTGGAATCCTCCTTGGTAGCGAGCAAAGCTCCTGCAAGGAAGCAGGCAGGGAATTGTTGAGAGAGCAAAGCCCAGAGTGGGACAGCAGAGTCTGTCCCAATggcccagagctggggcaggctgcAGCTTGAGTGAACCTGGACATCACAGCCAAAGACATGGTTAGCTCACCAGCCAACCCCTCAGCCCCGGCCACAGGGAAACTGCCTCCCTGCCATTGACAAAACGCTTCCGAAACGAAGGAGGGGAGCAGCTTGTGTGCAAACACAGTGGTGCAAGACAAACTGGGGAAAGCACAACTGCAGTAGGACCCATATCAGCTCCAGGAGCATTGTGGGAAATGGGGAACCTGAGGACAACAAACCAGGACCTGCTTCTTCCAACTCAGCCCAAAGAGAACCTCCCCTTGTTTGAACTCTGAGCTGCAAAATGTGCCCACTTTATCCTGAGACCAGGTCTGGCTCCAGCAGGAGCCAGGCAAGCTCCCCCCAACCCATCTGTCTCAGGCCTGCCGTTGAGGGACCCATTCAAGAGTTCAGTCTGCACTCAGGCTTTGATCTCTCCTCTGAGCCAGAGAACAAGGGGGCCTGTTAGTGCCAGGGGCTGTTTGTTATGTGAATACTTGCCCACTGGGAACTGGGCGGAGGCCAAACTCATTTCATAAGGGCCATCAAATAGCAACAAGCCACCTTATATAAGAATGGCCCAGTGTCCTGTCACCAACAGTAGCTGGGGCCAGATGCTTGAGAGGagatgaacagaaaagggcaattatcgagtgagccatcccctgtcgtccactcccaacttctggccGTCAGAGgtgtagggacacccagagcatggggttgcatccctgacaatcttgactaatagccattgatggacctaccctccatgaacttatctagttcttttttgaacccagttatactacTGACctgcacaacatcccctggcaatgaattccacaggctaaCTGCGTTGCGTGAAATAGTCCTTCctattgttgttttaaacctgctgcctattaagtgCATTGGGTGACCTCTGCTTGTGtcatgtgaaggagtaaataacacttccttatgcactttctccacaccagtcatgatttcctAGACCTTGATCATctcccccctcagttgtctcttttctaagctgaacagctcCCCACACATAACTTTCTGTCATCAGCTGGGGTGGGTTTGAATGGGTGGCCTAGGGGTGACAGGCTCCTTAGCCTGTTCCCAGCCTCCCAAGTGAGCTAGTCCCTCTGAAAGATCAGGAAGAGCCCAGCTGAGAGGGCCTCAGCAGCCTCCCCCCACCAAAGCCATGCATCCTAGGGTAGGATCACAATTAACTTTAACACCCACGCTGACAAATTAGACCAATTGCTTTGTGTGAGGGGAGCTACCTTAGCCACCCACCCCTTGCACTCAGGTCCCCTTTACTTCATGCCCCTGCCAGCTTCCGCAGGCGCTCCAGGCCCTACCTGCGGGGGGGCATTTTGGAGCACAGCCTGCCAGCTGGGTGAAGTATCCTTCCGAGGATGAAGCTGCTCCTGGCACCTGGAAGGAAGGAATGCCGGAGGTCAGAGAGAGCAGGATTGAGAAAGATATAGGATGGTGCCCGTCGGCTGCCACCCACTCCCCAGGGTACCGGCTCCCCCTCAGCGCCCTTCCTCCTCTGCATTCTGAGAAAGTGAAGGAAGGAGCCTTGCTCCAGCAGCAGTGGAGGCTCAGACAGCCAGGATGTTCTGTGCaccttccccagggctctggatcCATGCGGCCCGGACCGGACCATGCTCCACGTAGTGTGCATCTGTGCACGGCCAGGGAACAGGATGCTAAGGCAGTGATGCCAGATTCGAGCCCCTGGGAGACCTCTGCCTGCAGAGTCATGGGCTCATGTTCAGAGCACAGGCTTGGGAGACAGGGGAGCTCCACTATTCaaatcctgtctctgccactatCTTACTCTCTGGCCTTGGTGTTTCCCCTGTCTGTGCCTCCCTGTGAGGGACaatacccctctccccccctcccaggggGTTGTGGGGATCAATTAGCTAATATcacagaaatcatagaaatgtcaggctggaagtgacctcgagaggtcagctagtccaaccacctgtgctaaggcaggaccaagtaaacctagaccatccctaaaaGGTGTTTGTCTACCCTGCACTTAAAACCGTCCAATGACAGGGACTCCCCAACCTCCCGAGGTAACCTGTGCCAGTACTCAACTATCCTTAGAGAgacagaaagtttttcccaatatccaacctaactcTCCCTTGTTGCAAACTTAACTGAGTCCTTGTTGTCCTGCGCTCGATGGACAAGGAGAACAACTGATcgccctcctctttataacaaccttttaagtaTTGGCAGACTTATCTGGtgccccctcagccttctcttcactAAACATACCCAAGTCTTTCAATTTTTTCTCAGAGATCAGATTTTCCAAACTTtgagcatttttgttgctcttctctggactctctcctatttctccacatctttcctaaagcgtggCCCCAGAACTGGCCGCgggtactccagctggggcctcaccagagCCAAGCAAAGTGGGACAATGACATCCCGTATCTTACTTAggacactcttgttaatacaggATGCGATGCTTTGCAGACCCTGGGCCTGCTTTGGTGCAGATCCTGCTGATTCCAGTGGtagctgtaggtgctcagcacctgtaaAAAGCAGGCTCTTTATAAGTGCTAAGTTATGAGCAAGCATCAAGGGCACCCCATCACATGAGCCAGGAAATTCTTCCCAGCAGTGGCACAGCCTGACCTGCAAATAACCTCCCACAGAATTCTGCACTGAGATCTCTGCCTCCTGGTGCCAGGGCATGTGGGAATATCTCCCCCAAGTCATCCACTCAGGACTGGATTTTCCACTTATTGCCCCAATGTTTTTCCCTTCTCTAGCACTATCCATCCACTCAAAGCACTTCACTAAGGAGGTCAGTACcattaactccattttacagatggagaaactgaggcacaaagtagtcaagtgacttgctcaaagtcacccagtgagtcagtggcacagctgggaatagaacccaggaggtCTGTCTCTCAGACCCctgccctgcactgcctctatGTAAACTAGAAGGAAACACTTCACACGAACACCACCTTCCCGCCAGTAACGATGCAATTAGAAGTGACATAACTAGGCCAGCAAGTCTCCTCTGATAAAGCAGCACAGACTGGCTGCAGTGTGATCTGGGCCCAGGCAGAACTGGTGCCATCCCAAGCCCCCAGAACCCAGCACCCAACCTTAGACCCACGGTGCTTTTGTCTTAATGCAATTTCATCAGTGGGGAATTCACACACAGGACATGGCTGTGATATGGCCGTGGTCACCAGGTGAGTCGGGGCAGCGCCAGGAGTAgaactgggctcccagccccttgctgTAGTCTCTAGACCCTCGCaccctctcagagccaggaacagaacccaggcatcctgactccccTGCCCATCATAAGATCATGCTGCCCCAGAAGGTAGAATCCAGTGATTCCACCTGCAGCCATAACAGGGAGCTGCAAATTTCACTCCAAAGGGATTAGACTCTGGGGAAAGCCAGGAAAGAGGCTTCTCACCTCAGCCAGTTCCAACGGCTGCTTACCTGGTGCAGAGCTGGGGGACAGCAGCATGTGCATAATCTCTCGGCCTCCGAGCTTGGGTCCCTGGAT from Dermochelys coriacea isolate rDerCor1 chromosome 22, rDerCor1.pri.v4, whole genome shotgun sequence harbors:
- the NLRX1 gene encoding NLR family member X1, whose product is MQCPRCLPQAGTRWSRIQGPKLGGREIMHMLLSPSSAPGARSSFILGRILHPAGRLCSKMPPRRSFARYQGGFQESASQPSSARPGQMALRNVVSSESIQKHRKSLSDWFSHQPNEERQFGPSFSLDTIHVDPVIRESSLEEILKPSPDLTILNQFQSPCSRTIGLQNLFDADACGQQVKNVVLYGTVGTGKSTLIKKMVVDWCHGRLPRFELVVPFSCEDLSQSNVPVSLRRLITKKYLHLKEVVPLLGSINLKVLVILNGLERLNLDFRLSGTELCCDPNEAMPPSAIVVNLLRKYLLPEASIIVTTRPSALRRIPSKYVGRYAEICGFSDTNLQKQYFQMRLSQPGCNGSGSSSNSDEWDNLVEMLSRNLEHHNQIAAACFLPSYCWLVCTTLHFLYFTKSVPPSQTLTGIYTSFLWLNFSGEILDSIDPTNVSMMKYVAKTVGKLAHEGVISRRTCFSDEDLQKCFEVEMKTEGELNLLNVFRTDVFRFFLTPCVQPGKEHTFVFTIPAMQEYLAALYVMLGEKKTLAQRVGKEVSEVIGKVSEDVTLVLSIISKVLPLRILPLLFSLLKMFPRFFNRLSGKDRDTIAHTMAVEMFKEEDYFNDDVLDQINSSILGVEGPRHHPDEALDDEVFELFPIFMGGLLSRRNRALLEQLGCSIKNLAAFEIANAMKKTMIRNSRKWLPPSELMDYLIFLHEFQNERFTAEAIRSLRAINLSSIKMTPLKCSILASVMGTTSHEVEELNLSSCHLDVNSLRTLFPVLLRCQKLHLHLNSLGPEACREIRDLLLHDKCVVSMLRLSDNPVTEQGAKYLAEAIAGNRSLTHLSLLHTSLGNQGVEVITQHLAQNQHLKELNVGYNSVTDKAALELVEVAKRHATLKEVHLYFNDISEEGKWALHALRRDRDGVQVLVFLTVGTNVSDYWAFILSVVKKNLPNWDRERVQQHLSLLLQDLECSRRQTGNPWKKAKFLRVENEVKKMLVKIQQGIL